In the genome of Streptomyces sp. V2I9, one region contains:
- a CDS encoding alpha/beta fold hydrolase, with translation MTADHNRAQSGADGGGAAAVVSADGTEIAYERSGSGPAVVLVASALADRSDTVKLAALLAEHFTVVNYDRRGRGASGDADVYAVDREIEDIAALVDQLGGSAALFGSSSGAVLALRAAASGVKVDRLALYEPPFVVARGDAGPPLDLAEQVGGLLAQGRDGDAVRYFMTKVQGMPGIAVSFMKLMPKIWKNLVGLARTLPYDIAVMGDTQQGRPLDEGEWKGVDVPTLVLTGGKSPAAFRRAAGDLAGILPKGDHRTLPGLNHGAVVMAPKKVAPEIIRFMKG, from the coding sequence ATGACCGCAGACCACAACCGTGCGCAGTCCGGCGCCGACGGAGGGGGTGCGGCCGCCGTCGTGTCCGCCGATGGCACCGAGATCGCCTATGAACGGTCGGGCAGCGGTCCCGCCGTCGTCCTGGTGGCGTCGGCGCTGGCCGACCGCTCCGACACGGTGAAGCTCGCCGCGCTGCTCGCCGAACACTTCACCGTGGTCAACTACGACCGGCGCGGCCGGGGCGCCAGCGGTGATGCCGACGTCTACGCCGTCGACCGTGAGATCGAGGACATCGCCGCGCTCGTCGACCAGCTCGGCGGCTCGGCAGCGCTGTTCGGATCCTCCTCCGGTGCGGTGCTCGCCCTGCGCGCGGCCGCCTCCGGGGTGAAGGTGGACCGACTCGCCCTGTACGAACCGCCGTTCGTGGTGGCGAGGGGCGACGCCGGGCCGCCCCTGGACCTCGCGGAGCAGGTCGGCGGGCTGCTGGCACAGGGCCGGGACGGCGACGCGGTCAGGTACTTCATGACGAAGGTGCAGGGGATGCCGGGCATCGCCGTGTCCTTCATGAAGCTCATGCCGAAGATCTGGAAGAACCTCGTGGGCCTGGCCCGCACCCTCCCGTACGACATCGCGGTCATGGGCGACACCCAGCAGGGCCGGCCGCTCGACGAGGGGGAGTGGAAGGGCGTGGACGTACCCACGTTGGTCCTGACCGGCGGCAAGAGCCCGGCGGCCTTCCGGCGTGCGGCCGGAGACCTCGCCGGGATTCTGCCGAAGGGCGACCACCGGACCCTGCCCGGACTCAACCACGGGGCCGTCGTCATGGCCCCGAAGAAGGTCGCACCGGAGATCATCCGGTTCATGAAGGGCTGA
- a CDS encoding VOC family protein yields MSDYYNAFEMSPVPAPGPDAVPPEPFHGIYGMPSFVSIPTADLAESVDFWTRGLGFFELFGVPGTLVHLRRWAFQDVLLVAAESVPEEPPAMSFSFSGVLSQVESLARDCRALRPDAVDGPRDTPWNTRDVEVITPENARIVFTAAKPFDPAGQEARNLEAMGITPPGDEDDDNEEHA; encoded by the coding sequence ATGAGCGACTACTACAACGCGTTCGAGATGAGCCCCGTACCCGCCCCCGGCCCGGACGCGGTTCCGCCGGAGCCGTTCCACGGCATCTACGGAATGCCCTCCTTCGTATCGATCCCCACGGCCGATCTGGCGGAGTCCGTGGACTTCTGGACCCGTGGCCTCGGGTTCTTCGAGCTGTTCGGCGTCCCCGGCACGCTGGTGCACCTGCGCCGGTGGGCGTTCCAGGACGTCCTCCTCGTCGCGGCGGAGAGCGTTCCGGAGGAGCCTCCGGCGATGAGTTTCAGCTTCTCGGGCGTGCTCAGCCAGGTCGAATCCCTCGCCCGGGACTGCCGCGCGCTGCGTCCGGACGCGGTGGACGGCCCGCGTGACACGCCCTGGAACACCCGAGACGTGGAGGTGATCACGCCGGAGAACGCCCGGATCGTCTTCACCGCGGCGAAGCCCTTCGACCCGGCCGGTCAGGAGGCACGGAACCTGGAAGCCATGGGAATCACCCCGCCCGGCGACGAGGACGACGACAATGAGGAGCATGCCTGA
- a CDS encoding D-Ala-D-Ala carboxypeptidase family metallohydrolase: MRSRPIGFLVSAVAGAALAFGGTTTASAGPSSAPTPAPGSASATDVGTADACYTWSGTLREGSSGEAVRQLQIRVAGYPGYGNQIAIDGQFGPATKAAVARFQAAYGLASDGIAGTQTFSKIYQLQDDDCTPVNFTYAELNRCNSDWSGGKVSAGTARANALVTMWKLQAMRHAMGDRPITVNGGFRSVSCNSAVGGATNSRHMYGHAADLGAGSQGFCALAKAARNHGFSEILGPGYPGHNDHTHIAGGSGRFWSAPSCGI, encoded by the coding sequence ATGCGATCACGCCCCATCGGATTCCTCGTCTCGGCCGTCGCCGGCGCGGCCCTCGCGTTCGGCGGCACGACCACCGCCTCCGCGGGCCCGTCATCCGCCCCGACCCCGGCCCCCGGCTCCGCGTCGGCCACGGACGTCGGTACGGCCGACGCCTGTTACACCTGGAGCGGCACCCTCCGCGAGGGCTCCAGCGGTGAAGCCGTACGCCAGCTCCAGATCCGGGTCGCCGGCTATCCGGGCTACGGCAACCAGATCGCCATCGACGGACAGTTCGGCCCGGCCACCAAGGCGGCGGTCGCGCGCTTCCAGGCCGCGTACGGGCTGGCCTCCGACGGCATCGCCGGCACCCAGACGTTCAGCAAGATCTACCAGCTCCAGGACGACGACTGCACCCCGGTCAACTTCACCTACGCCGAGCTGAACCGCTGCAACTCCGACTGGTCCGGGGGCAAGGTCAGCGCCGGCACCGCCCGCGCCAACGCCCTGGTGACCATGTGGAAGCTCCAGGCCATGCGGCACGCGATGGGCGACCGGCCCATCACGGTCAACGGCGGCTTCCGCAGCGTGTCCTGCAACAGCGCGGTCGGCGGCGCGACCAACAGCCGCCACATGTACGGCCACGCGGCGGACCTCGGGGCGGGCTCCCAGGGCTTCTGCGCCCTCGCCAAGGCCGCGCGCAACCACGGCTTCAGCGAGATCCTCGGTCCGGGCTATCCGGGCCACAACGACCACACCCACATCGCCGGGGGCAGCGGCCGCTTCTGGTCCGCGCCGAGCTGCGGCATCTGA